From the Gymnogyps californianus isolate 813 chromosome 2, ASM1813914v2, whole genome shotgun sequence genome, one window contains:
- the MRS2 gene encoding magnesium transporter MRS2 homolog, mitochondrial, with protein sequence MLTLKLKTSDGFSLHIHAVGPARGVPVPPCAQGLRWAGKFYQHATTEASQATLASVSPVFAVMKLDKEGNTTYFEKKKTELYQELGLQARDLRFQHLMSIATRNNRIIMRMEFLKAVITPEFLLILDYRNLNLEHWLFNELASQLAGEGQLVTYSLPFEFRAIEAILQYRISKLQGRLNTLQPQILETLEALVDPKLLSVDRSKLHILLQNGKSLSELETDLKVFKETILEILDEEELIEELCLSKWTDPQVFEESTSGIDHAEEMELLLENYYRQAEDLANEARELRVLIDDSESIIFINLDSHRNVMMRLNLQLTMGTFSLSLFGLIGVAFGMNLESSLEEDPRIFWLVTGIMFLGSGLIWRRLLSFLGRHLELPLPPHVPAVLKKSQPAAGRVEIKNNLKAETFGLSRSTLTNQ encoded by the exons ATGCTTACCCTGAAACTGAAAACCTCTGATGGCTTCAGTCTACACATACATGCTGTAG GGCCGGCCCGCGGGGTGCCGGTGCCGCCCTGCGCCCAAGGGCTGCGCTGGGCCG GTAAATTTTATCAACATGCCACAACAGAGGCCTCCCAAGCCACCTTAGCTAGCGTGTCTCCTGTTTTTGCAGTG ATGAAGCTTGACAAAGAGGGAAATACTACCTATTTTG aaaagaagaaaacagaattgtaCCAGGAATTGGGTCTTCAAGCTCGAGATCTAAGATTCCAACACCTAATGAGCATTGCAACTAGGAACAACAGGATCATCATGAGAATGGAG ttcttgaaGGCTGTCATAACACCAGAGTTTCTTCTGATACTAGATTATCGTAATTTAAATCTGGAACACTGGCTCTTCAATGAACTAGCATCTCAGCTGGCTGGGGAAGGTCAACTAGTTACATATTCCCTGCCCTTTGAATTCCGAGCCATAGAAGCAATCCTGCAGTACCGG ATCAGCAAACTGCAGGGGAGACTTAACACTTTGCAGCCTCAGATCCTTGAGACACTGGAAGCTCTAGTGGACCCCAAGCTTTTGTCTGTGGATAGGAGTAAACTACACATTCTCCTGCAAAATGGCAAGAG CTTGTCAGAACTGGAAACAGATCTTaaagttttcaaagaaacaattCTGGAGATCTTAGATGAAGAAGAATTAATAGAAGAGCTCTGTCTATCTAAATGGACTGATCCACAAGTATT TGAGGAGAGTACATCTGGGATTGACCATGCAGAGGAAATGGAGCTGCTACTGGAGAACTATTACAGACAAGCAGAAGATCTTGCAAATGAAGCTCGTGAACTCAGAGTACTGATTGACGACTCAGAAAGCATAATCTTTATCAACCTGGACAG CCACCGTAATGTGATGATGAGACTGAACTTGCAGCTGACTATGGggactttctctctctctctctttggaCTCATAGGAGTTGCCTTTGGTATGAACTTGGAGTCATCTCTTGAAGAG GACCCCAGAATATTTTGGCTGGTGACGGGGATTATGTTTCTGGGAAGCGGTCTGATATGGCGAcgcttgctttccttccttggGCGGCACCTAGAACTTCCACTACCTCCTCAC